A portion of the Scleropages formosus chromosome 15, fSclFor1.1, whole genome shotgun sequence genome contains these proteins:
- the gpx2 gene encoding glutathione peroxidase 2 encodes MAFIAKTFYDLRATSLQGESIDFNIYRGRVVLIENVASLUGTTTRDYSQLNELQGRYPHRLVVLGFPCNQFGYQENCTNGEILNSLMHVRPGGGFKPCFTMFEKCDVNGTNTHPVFAYLKDKLPYPDDDPSILIQDPKFLVWSPVSRADISWNFEKFLIGPEGEPFKRYSKNFKTIDIEPDIQRLLKLTKN; translated from the exons ATGGCGTTCATCGCTAAGACTTTCTACGACCTCCGTGCGACATCTCTGCAGGGGGAGTCCATCGATTTCAACATCTACAGAGGACGGGTGGTCTTGATCGAGAATGTGGCCTCTCTTTGAGGGACCACCACCCGGGACTACAGCCAGCTCAATGAGCTGCAGGGCAGATACCCTCACCGGCTAGTGGTCCTGGGCTTCCCATGCAACCAGTTCGGGTACCAG GAGAACTGCACAAATGGAGAGATACTGAACTCACTGATGCACGTGCGCCCAGGAGGAGGGTTCAAGCCGTGCTTCACCATGTTTGAGAAGTGTGACGTGAacggcacaaacacacacccagtTTTCGCATATCTGAAAGATAAACTTCCCTATCCTGATGATGACCCCAGCATCCTCATCCAAGACCCCAAGTTCCTTGTGTGGAGCCCAGTCAGCAGGGCGGACATCTCCTGGAACTTTGAAAAGTTTTTGATCGGGCCCGAGGGAGAGCCGTTTAAGCGCTacagcaaaaattttaaaaccatCGACATTGAGCCCGACATCCAGCGACTCTTAAAACTAACCAAGAACTAA